The segment TTTGAAGAAGATCTATGTTGGCAATCTGCCGTTCAGCGCGACGGAATCCCAGGTCACGGACCTGTTCGCGAAGCACGGCGAGGTGCACTCCGTCGCCCTGATCAATGACCGCGAGACCGGTCGCCCGCGTGGCTTCGGCTTCGTGGAGATGGACGACGCCGGTGCCCCGGTTGCCATCCAGGCCCTGAACGGCCATTCCATGGACAGTCGCGAGCTTCGCGTGAACGAGGCCACCGATCGCCCCAAGCGCAGCGGTGGCGGCGGTGGTGGCGGCGGCGGCCGCTGGTAATCCGATCTGCACACGCGTCTTCGTGACCGTCACGGAAACGTGGGCCCCGTCTTCGATCGAAGACGGGGCCTCTTCGTGTTCGGCCGGTTCTGCCGCCGGCTATTTC is part of the Candidatus Krumholzibacteriia bacterium genome and harbors:
- a CDS encoding RNA-binding protein; the protein is MKKIYVGNLPFSATESQVTDLFAKHGEVHSVALINDRETGRPRGFGFVEMDDAGAPVAIQALNGHSMDSRELRVNEATDRPKRSGGGGGGGGGRW